One genomic segment of Terriglobia bacterium includes these proteins:
- the msrB gene encoding peptide-methionine (R)-S-oxide reductase MsrB, whose product MNSDRLTSKINKTDDEWRKELTPQQYYVTRQKGTEPPFTGEYTDLHVKGAYRCVCCGAELFGSEAKFDSHCGWPSYTAPLDEQNVREESDLSHGMRRVEVLCSKCDAHLGHVFPDGAGPTGLRYCINSVALKFDKKP is encoded by the coding sequence ATGAATTCTGACAGGTTGACCAGCAAAATCAACAAAACTGACGACGAGTGGCGAAAAGAACTGACGCCGCAGCAGTATTACGTCACCCGGCAGAAAGGCACAGAGCCGCCGTTCACGGGCGAATACACCGATCTGCACGTCAAAGGGGCCTATCGCTGCGTCTGCTGTGGCGCGGAACTGTTCGGTTCCGAGGCCAAGTTTGATTCACACTGCGGCTGGCCGAGCTACACCGCCCCCCTGGATGAGCAGAATGTCCGGGAAGAATCTGACCTGAGCCATGGGATGCGTCGCGTGGAAGTTCTCTGCAGCAAGTGCGACGCCCACCTGGGCCACGTGTTTCCGGACGGCGCCGGCCCCACCGGCTTGCGTTATTGCATCAATTCCGTCGCCCTCAAGTTTGATAAGAAGCCGTAG
- the mtnA gene encoding S-methyl-5-thioribose-1-phosphate isomerase, translating to MMFKTIEWTSDGVRMIDQTLLPSEEVYRIYRTYPEVAEAIRSMVIRGAPAIGVAAAMGVALGVKNSRAKGLAELRSEFETIADAISKTRPTAVNLFWAVKRMRTKFEDALAGTGSESERIGRAKTSLEEEAQRVLAEDIAVNEAMGRHGASLLKDSSTILTHCNAGALATGGYGTALGVIRAAVEEGKKLSVFADETRPFLQGARLTAWELAKDGIPVTLITDNMAGYFMKQSKIQAVIVGADRIAANGDVANKIGTYTVAVLARENQIPFYVAAPLSTIDLELASGDEIPIEERSPDEVTHWRGIQTAPENVSARHPAFDVTPHRYVTAIITERGIARNPYVDSLKALFDMQAAEQASR from the coding sequence GTGATGTTTAAGACGATTGAGTGGACCAGCGACGGCGTCCGGATGATCGACCAGACACTGCTGCCCAGCGAAGAGGTTTACCGGATTTACCGGACGTACCCGGAGGTCGCAGAGGCGATCCGATCGATGGTGATCCGCGGGGCGCCGGCCATTGGAGTGGCGGCGGCGATGGGCGTGGCGCTGGGAGTGAAGAACTCGCGCGCGAAGGGCCTTGCGGAACTCCGCAGCGAGTTCGAAACCATCGCCGATGCGATTTCCAAAACGCGGCCGACCGCCGTCAACCTGTTCTGGGCAGTAAAGCGCATGCGCACAAAGTTTGAAGACGCGCTGGCGGGGACCGGTTCGGAATCTGAAAGGATCGGCCGGGCCAAAACATCGCTGGAAGAAGAAGCGCAGCGCGTGCTGGCGGAAGACATCGCCGTGAATGAGGCGATGGGCAGGCACGGCGCGAGTCTGCTGAAGGATTCTTCAACCATCCTGACGCATTGCAACGCCGGAGCGCTTGCCACCGGCGGCTACGGGACGGCGCTGGGTGTGATTCGCGCGGCCGTCGAGGAAGGGAAGAAGCTCAGCGTGTTTGCGGATGAAACGCGGCCCTTCCTCCAGGGCGCGCGGCTCACCGCCTGGGAACTGGCCAAGGACGGCATTCCGGTGACGTTGATTACCGACAACATGGCGGGTTACTTCATGAAGCAGTCGAAAATACAGGCGGTGATTGTGGGCGCAGACCGCATTGCCGCCAATGGAGACGTGGCCAACAAGATCGGTACTTACACGGTGGCCGTGCTGGCGCGTGAGAACCAGATCCCGTTTTACGTGGCGGCGCCGCTTTCAACCATTGACCTGGAACTGGCCTCGGGGGACGAAATTCCCATCGAGGAGCGCTCGCCGGACGAGGTGACGCATTGGAGGGGGATCCAGACCGCCCCGGAAAATGTCAGCGCGCGGCACCCGGCCTTCGACGTGACTCCCCACCGCTACGTGACCGCCATCATCACCGAGCGCGGCATCGCCCGCAATCCCTATGTGGACAGCCTGAAGGCCCTTTTTGATATGCAGGCAGCCGAGCAGGCTTCGCGCTAG
- a CDS encoding ABC transporter permease has product MPEQLRNIRENLLLALDTLRTHKFRSALTVLGVLIGTTTVIGVASIITGLNNKLVDTMEQYGSRSIFIYKFEPGIRFNLTREERMRKPLQYEDAMAIRDNCPDVQDVAVEIFNRGPAVGAKYKGQDMLDAGLQGATSEDFFINNSQFVDGRPYTSIEDNHRLNVAVLGADVATRFFQNEDPIGKNIVVGGNTFQIVGTLAKRLSFLGDNGSDRTVFIPYWTFKKIYPQAKENFILAMAYPDRMNAALDEITAVLRRVRKVRPDQENNFGMATAASVIRQFNQITGTVALVMVVLSSIGLLVGGIGVMNIMLVSVTERTREIGVRKAIGARRQDITWQFLLEAMTLTGAGGVMGIILGYMLNFAIRTFFPSVPSSVPLWSVLLGFLVSISIGLFFGMWPAMKASRLDPIVALHHE; this is encoded by the coding sequence ATGCCAGAGCAACTGCGAAATATCCGGGAAAACCTGCTGCTGGCGCTCGATACGCTTCGGACTCACAAGTTCCGCTCAGCCCTCACAGTGCTGGGAGTCCTGATCGGGACCACCACCGTGATTGGCGTTGCCTCCATCATCACCGGACTCAACAACAAGCTCGTCGATACCATGGAGCAATACGGATCACGCTCGATTTTCATTTACAAATTTGAGCCGGGCATCCGATTCAACCTGACGCGCGAAGAGCGCATGCGCAAGCCTCTGCAGTATGAAGACGCCATGGCCATTCGAGACAATTGTCCTGACGTCCAGGATGTCGCCGTTGAGATTTTCAATCGCGGGCCTGCCGTGGGGGCGAAGTACAAGGGACAGGATATGCTGGACGCCGGCCTTCAAGGCGCTACCTCGGAAGATTTCTTTATCAATAACTCCCAATTCGTCGATGGCCGGCCTTACACCTCCATCGAGGACAACCATCGCCTGAATGTCGCCGTCCTTGGCGCGGATGTGGCCACCAGGTTTTTTCAGAATGAGGACCCCATCGGCAAAAACATCGTCGTGGGCGGCAATACATTCCAGATTGTGGGGACCCTCGCCAAGAGATTGTCGTTCCTGGGCGACAATGGCTCTGACCGGACAGTCTTCATCCCCTACTGGACTTTCAAGAAGATCTATCCGCAGGCAAAAGAAAACTTTATTCTGGCCATGGCCTATCCCGACCGCATGAACGCGGCCCTGGACGAAATCACGGCCGTGCTGCGGCGCGTGCGCAAGGTCAGGCCTGACCAGGAAAACAACTTCGGCATGGCCACCGCGGCGTCCGTGATCAGGCAATTCAACCAGATCACCGGGACCGTGGCCCTCGTTATGGTGGTGCTCTCCTCGATCGGTCTGCTCGTGGGCGGGATTGGCGTGATGAACATCATGCTGGTTTCCGTCACCGAGCGGACCCGCGAAATCGGCGTGCGCAAAGCCATCGGTGCGCGCCGGCAGGACATCACCTGGCAATTTCTGCTGGAAGCCATGACGCTGACGGGCGCGGGTGGCGTGATGGGCATCATCCTGGGCTATATGCTGAACTTCGCCATACGAACCTTCTTCCCCAGCGTCCCCTCCTCCGTGCCGCTTTGGTCCGTCCTGCTCGGATTCCTGGTTTCGATCAGCATCGGGCTGTTTTTCGGAATGTGGCCGGCCATGAAAGCCTCACGCCTTGACCCCATCGTGGCCCTCCACCACGAGTAA
- the purD gene encoding phosphoribosylamine--glycine ligase: MNILVLGSGGREHALVWKLRESQLTDEIFCAPGNAGIAQTAECFPVDLAASAAILQLAGELKADLTVAGPEAPLVAGVVDAFEAAGRRIVGPTKLAAQLEGSKVFAKEFMQRHAIPTAKFAVVEDYSSGEKAVAEFGLPVVIKADGLAAGKGVVVARTHDEAEKALGDFMVRKSLGGAGERVVVEECLLGEELSFIILAGKRGWLPLVPTQDHKAVFDNDLGPNTGGMGAYSEDSILPERLGQDISREVIEPTLAGMAADGMPYYGFLYCGLMITAEGPKVLEYNVRLGDPETQPIMMRLRSDLCEMLMASLEGQLTAVGARWSPSPSVCVVLASRGYPGKSETGREITGIESAESLGGVKVFHAGTVFHDHQLLTAGGRVLGVAATAEDLPTTIEQAYAAVSKVQFDGMHYRHDIGAKGLRRLKVTGEIRHPSNQAGNPPPA, encoded by the coding sequence ATGAACATACTCGTCCTGGGTTCGGGTGGGCGCGAACACGCTCTGGTCTGGAAACTGCGTGAAAGCCAGTTGACGGATGAGATCTTCTGCGCGCCGGGAAACGCCGGCATTGCCCAGACCGCCGAATGCTTCCCCGTTGATCTCGCCGCCTCCGCGGCCATCCTGCAGTTGGCCGGAGAACTGAAGGCTGACCTGACGGTTGCCGGGCCGGAAGCGCCGCTGGTGGCGGGCGTGGTGGACGCATTTGAAGCGGCAGGGCGAAGGATAGTGGGCCCCACAAAACTGGCCGCGCAGCTCGAGGGAAGCAAGGTCTTCGCCAAGGAGTTCATGCAGCGCCACGCAATTCCGACGGCGAAGTTCGCGGTGGTGGAAGATTATTCAAGCGGCGAAAAGGCCGTTGCCGAATTCGGTCTGCCGGTGGTGATCAAGGCCGATGGGCTTGCGGCGGGCAAGGGCGTGGTGGTGGCACGCACGCATGACGAAGCTGAAAAGGCGCTGGGCGATTTCATGGTCAGGAAATCGCTGGGCGGCGCCGGCGAGCGGGTGGTGGTTGAGGAATGCCTGCTGGGTGAAGAGCTGTCGTTCATCATCCTGGCCGGCAAACGGGGCTGGCTGCCTCTGGTCCCGACCCAGGACCACAAGGCGGTGTTCGACAACGATCTTGGCCCCAACACGGGAGGCATGGGGGCGTACAGCGAAGATTCGATACTTCCAGAACGGCTGGGGCAGGATATCAGCCGCGAGGTGATCGAGCCCACGCTGGCCGGCATGGCGGCTGACGGGATGCCCTATTACGGGTTTCTATACTGCGGGTTGATGATCACTGCGGAAGGTCCCAAGGTGCTGGAATACAACGTTCGCCTGGGGGACCCTGAAACGCAGCCCATTATGATGCGGCTGCGGTCCGACCTGTGCGAAATGCTGATGGCCTCGCTCGAAGGGCAGTTGACGGCGGTTGGCGCGCGCTGGAGTCCCAGCCCTTCGGTGTGCGTGGTGCTGGCATCGAGAGGCTACCCCGGCAAAAGCGAAACCGGCAGGGAAATCACGGGAATCGAATCGGCGGAATCGCTGGGCGGGGTCAAGGTGTTTCACGCGGGGACTGTGTTCCACGACCATCAACTGCTGACTGCCGGGGGGCGCGTCCTGGGCGTGGCGGCGACTGCTGAAGACCTTCCGACGACCATCGAACAGGCCTACGCCGCCGTCAGTAAGGTCCAGTTTGACGGAATGCATTACCGTCACGACATTGGAGCAAAAGGTTTGCGGCGGCTTAAAGTGACGGGAGAAATCCGACACCCCAGCAATCAGGCGGGCAATCCGCCGCCGGCTTAG
- a CDS encoding PadR family transcriptional regulator encodes MGKSIDLLQGTLDLLILKTLALEPMHGWGIAQRIQQISKDVLQVQQGSLYPALYRMEQQGWIRAEWGASENNRRAKYYRLTASGRRQLERETSNWTRLSAAIAQIIETA; translated from the coding sequence ATGGGCAAGTCGATTGATCTGCTGCAGGGCACGCTTGACCTGTTGATTCTCAAAACGCTGGCGCTTGAACCCATGCACGGCTGGGGCATCGCCCAGCGCATCCAGCAAATCTCGAAGGACGTGCTGCAGGTGCAGCAGGGCTCGCTCTATCCGGCGCTCTATCGCATGGAGCAGCAGGGCTGGATTCGAGCGGAGTGGGGAGCCTCAGAAAACAACCGCCGGGCCAAATACTATCGCCTCACCGCGAGCGGCCGCAGGCAGCTTGAGCGCGAGACCTCAAACTGGACGCGCCTCTCCGCCGCCATCGCCCAGATTATCGAGACCGCCTGA
- a CDS encoding ABC transporter permease, whose amino-acid sequence MFNLRALFHKNRAEQEMEDELRFHLERQIEQNIARGMCAQEARYAALRTFGNVGQVKEECRDTWGARMISEFAQDLRYGFRQLRRNPGFTAVAVLTLALGIGANTAIFSLIDAVMFKLLPVRQPEQLFVLHWASQGWPYFIHGLDGSSDKDKNGRHTSTAFSYPVFEAIHSRNRAFSGIFGLSDIDASFNMNVSGQSALASGEFVSGDYFSTLGVRAIIGRTITPADDADAAAPVTVISYGYWAGRFGRDPSVVGKTITVNGVPFTLAGVSAPEFFGLQPGRRIDAWVPLHTHPQVLPGWDRWLPKGETLFTAGQEWWVIVMGRLRPGVAEQQARAELTGTLQQTTAGIETPPAHKSPDISLSPPQIELASAANGLAALRREFSQPLLILMAVVALVLLIACANVANLLLARATSRQKEVAVRLALGAGRRRLVRQLLTEGLMLAAAGGAVGILLAYWASGVLVAFMSSGKEHIYLHVSPDLRVLGFTAFISALTGVLFGLAPALGGTRMALNTALKEGAGSLAGKGGRVRDLRSLLGDGLVASQIAMSMLLLVGAALFVRTLTNLANQDLGFTQRNLLLFGVDPTQGGYRGEKLVSFYQELRHRLESLPGVRSATFSQHMLVDSGVHTAGISIQGYTPGPEETSGGTIVTRVNSVGARFFETFGIPLLLGRTVGEGDIEGSPKVGVINQAFARKYFKDEDAIGRRFGFGGEKYSSDIAIVGVVGDSIYGSLRETPLPTIYVPYAQNVAHFSYAGKVFFEVRTAGNPKGWITLVRRTVQDLDKNLPLFGVKTQSEQIAEATFQERLFASLTSVFGLLALLLTCIGLYGVMAYSVVQRTREIGIRMALGAEKNDVLRMVIGQGIKLALIGVAIGVAGALALTRFLSSLLFGVKPTDPLTFITVSVVLIAVALAACYIPARRAAKADPMVALRYE is encoded by the coding sequence ATGTTCAACCTTCGTGCACTATTCCACAAAAATCGGGCCGAGCAGGAAATGGAAGATGAGCTGCGCTTTCATCTTGAAAGGCAGATCGAGCAGAACATCGCCCGGGGCATGTGCGCGCAAGAGGCCCGCTACGCGGCGCTGCGCACATTCGGAAATGTGGGACAGGTGAAGGAGGAATGCCGCGACACCTGGGGCGCGCGCATGATCAGCGAGTTCGCCCAGGACCTCCGCTACGGCTTCCGCCAGTTGCGCCGCAATCCGGGGTTCACGGCAGTTGCGGTTCTCACTCTCGCCCTCGGCATTGGCGCCAATACAGCAATCTTCAGTCTGATTGACGCGGTGATGTTCAAGCTGCTTCCCGTGCGACAGCCCGAGCAGCTCTTTGTGCTCCATTGGGCCTCGCAGGGCTGGCCGTACTTCATTCACGGATTGGATGGCTCCTCAGACAAAGACAAGAACGGCCGCCATACCAGCACTGCATTTTCCTATCCTGTATTTGAGGCCATCCATTCAAGAAATCGAGCGTTTTCCGGCATCTTCGGGCTTTCGGACATCGATGCCAGCTTCAACATGAACGTCAGTGGACAATCTGCACTGGCATCAGGCGAATTCGTTTCCGGCGACTACTTCTCGACGTTGGGCGTACGCGCGATTATCGGTCGTACAATTACGCCCGCCGATGACGCGGACGCTGCGGCCCCGGTTACGGTGATCAGTTACGGCTACTGGGCCGGTCGATTCGGCCGCGATCCCTCCGTGGTGGGCAAGACCATTACCGTGAATGGTGTACCTTTCACCCTGGCAGGCGTTTCCGCTCCGGAGTTTTTTGGACTTCAGCCCGGCCGCCGCATAGACGCGTGGGTACCTCTTCATACCCATCCGCAGGTCCTTCCTGGCTGGGACCGGTGGCTGCCCAAAGGGGAAACGTTATTCACGGCGGGGCAGGAGTGGTGGGTAATCGTAATGGGCCGCCTTAGGCCCGGCGTTGCCGAGCAGCAGGCGCGCGCCGAACTGACGGGAACCCTCCAGCAGACCACCGCCGGCATAGAAACGCCGCCTGCGCACAAGAGTCCCGACATCTCACTGAGCCCTCCCCAAATTGAACTGGCCTCTGCCGCGAATGGACTTGCGGCTCTCCGGCGCGAGTTCTCTCAGCCGCTCCTCATACTGATGGCGGTGGTGGCCCTCGTTCTGCTGATAGCCTGCGCAAACGTGGCCAATCTGCTATTGGCGCGCGCGACCTCGCGCCAGAAGGAAGTTGCCGTAAGGCTGGCGCTGGGAGCGGGGCGCCGCCGGCTGGTTCGCCAGTTACTCACCGAGGGCCTTATGCTCGCGGCTGCCGGAGGCGCGGTTGGGATTCTGCTCGCATATTGGGCAAGCGGCGTTCTGGTGGCGTTCATGTCAAGCGGCAAGGAGCATATCTATCTGCACGTCTCACCCGATCTGCGCGTCCTGGGATTCACGGCATTCATTTCGGCGCTTACGGGAGTTCTCTTCGGGTTGGCTCCCGCATTGGGCGGCACCCGGATGGCCCTAAATACAGCGCTGAAGGAAGGCGCCGGGAGTTTGGCAGGAAAAGGGGGCCGCGTGCGGGATCTCCGGTCGTTGCTCGGCGACGGCCTGGTAGCCTCTCAAATTGCAATGTCGATGCTGTTGCTGGTTGGCGCCGCTCTGTTCGTGCGGACCTTGACGAACCTGGCCAACCAGGACCTCGGCTTCACGCAACGCAATCTGTTGCTGTTCGGAGTCGATCCCACCCAGGGCGGGTATCGCGGCGAGAAATTAGTAAGCTTCTATCAGGAATTGCGGCACCGCCTTGAATCGCTTCCGGGCGTGCGCTCGGCGACGTTCTCCCAGCACATGTTAGTAGACAGTGGTGTACACACCGCTGGGATCTCCATTCAGGGGTACACCCCAGGACCCGAAGAGACGAGCGGCGGGACAATTGTGACTCGTGTTAATTCGGTCGGAGCGAGGTTCTTTGAGACCTTCGGAATCCCGCTGTTACTCGGAAGGACCGTTGGCGAAGGCGACATAGAAGGATCTCCCAAGGTTGGGGTCATCAACCAGGCCTTCGCCCGCAAATACTTCAAGGATGAGGATGCGATTGGCCGGCGATTCGGTTTCGGCGGTGAAAAGTACAGCTCAGACATCGCGATTGTAGGCGTGGTGGGCGATTCAATCTATGGGAGCCTGCGGGAAACTCCGTTGCCAACTATATACGTTCCCTATGCGCAGAATGTCGCACACTTCAGCTACGCGGGAAAAGTGTTCTTCGAGGTCCGTACAGCAGGCAATCCGAAAGGCTGGATTACCCTGGTTCGACGGACGGTTCAGGACCTTGACAAAAACTTGCCGCTGTTCGGTGTCAAAACGCAATCCGAACAGATTGCAGAGGCCACCTTCCAGGAACGCCTGTTTGCCAGCCTGACGAGTGTGTTCGGATTACTAGCCTTGCTATTGACGTGCATCGGTCTGTACGGAGTGATGGCTTACTCGGTTGTGCAAAGGACCAGGGAAATCGGCATTCGCATGGCGCTGGGGGCGGAGAAAAATGATGTTCTGAGGATGGTGATTGGGCAAGGGATCAAGCTGGCTTTGATTGGAGTGGCCATTGGCGTTGCCGGCGCGCTCGCGCTGACACGATTTCTGTCGAGCCTGCTCTTTGGCGTCAAGCCCACCGACCCGCTCACGTTTATCACAGTTTCAGTGGTCCTGATCGCCGTGGCGCTCGCGGCCTGTTACATTCCGGCCCGCCGCGCGGCTAAGGCCGATCCCATGGTGGCCTTGCGGTATGAGTAA
- the purE gene encoding 5-(carboxyamino)imidazole ribonucleotide mutase → MAEKAKPLVGIIMGSDTDLPVMKEAAVTLDKFGVPFEIDITSAHRSPARTSEYARTAKERGLKAIIVGAGGAAHLAGLVAAETTLPVIGVPMPTTSLQGMDSLLSTVQMPGGIPVATVAIGKSGAVNAAILAVQIIATADAALGQKLADYKKDLARGVQEKSAKLKREFQL, encoded by the coding sequence ATGGCTGAAAAGGCAAAACCACTAGTCGGCATTATCATGGGGAGTGACACCGATCTTCCGGTAATGAAAGAAGCGGCGGTAACACTGGACAAATTTGGAGTGCCGTTCGAGATCGACATCACCTCCGCGCACCGGTCTCCGGCCCGGACATCCGAATACGCCCGCACGGCGAAGGAGCGTGGACTGAAGGCAATCATCGTGGGGGCGGGAGGCGCGGCGCACCTGGCCGGCCTGGTGGCAGCAGAGACAACATTGCCGGTGATCGGCGTGCCCATGCCTACGACTTCGCTGCAGGGCATGGATTCGCTGCTTTCAACGGTGCAGATGCCCGGCGGCATCCCGGTTGCCACGGTTGCCATCGGCAAGTCCGGCGCGGTGAACGCAGCCATTCTGGCGGTGCAGATCATAGCCACGGCGGACGCCGCGCTCGGGCAGAAGCTGGCAGATTACAAGAAAGACCTCGCCAGGGGAGTGCAGGAGAAATCGGCGAAACTGAAGCGGGAGTTTCAGCTTTAG